The Acidobacteriota bacterium genome includes a region encoding these proteins:
- a CDS encoding sodium-dependent transporter: MANGSSGRGRFGQLGFIFAAVGSAIGLGNIWKFPYITYANDGGSFVLVYLVAIALIGLPIMMAELVIGRRTRQSPVGAFLRAAKDTVGGRAWGAVGALGVTGSFILLSYYALIAGWTVYYFGQCLSWSVRGTAVQDQPLGESFGAFLANGPLQIGFHLLFMAVTVGVVALGVSKGIERVTKLLMPVLGAILILLVVNSFWSPGFGEAIRFLFHIGPITADGLLEAVGHAFFTLSVGMGAMVTYGSYMTSKQSIPRSAAAISLLDTLIAIMACVVMFSIIFSVDAAERATTFGKSATILFTTLPRMFYEMPLGVALAPMFYLLVGFAALTSTISLLETVASYLIDRRGFSRLSACLVTGGAIFAFGIPSALSLGASGALSAFAPFGERAEGFFGTMDYTVSNWILPLGGLMMAIFFGWFLSSRESRAELAEGHGDVGRWFFIWRGVLLRFVCPVAILWIIWAVIGGRSFA, translated from the coding sequence GTGGCAAACGGCTCCAGCGGACGCGGCAGGTTCGGTCAACTCGGGTTCATCTTCGCCGCCGTCGGCTCCGCGATCGGGCTCGGCAACATCTGGAAGTTCCCGTACATCACCTACGCCAACGACGGCGGTTCCTTCGTTCTCGTCTACCTGGTCGCGATCGCCCTCATCGGCCTGCCGATCATGATGGCCGAACTCGTCATCGGCCGGCGCACCCGCCAGAGTCCGGTCGGCGCCTTCCTCCGGGCGGCGAAGGACACGGTCGGCGGTCGCGCCTGGGGCGCCGTCGGCGCGCTCGGCGTCACCGGCAGCTTCATTCTGCTCTCCTACTACGCCCTGATCGCCGGTTGGACCGTCTACTACTTCGGCCAGTGCCTGAGCTGGTCGGTGCGGGGCACAGCCGTCCAGGACCAGCCGCTGGGCGAGTCGTTCGGCGCCTTCCTGGCCAACGGCCCCCTCCAGATCGGTTTCCATCTCCTGTTCATGGCCGTCACCGTCGGCGTCGTCGCCCTCGGCGTGAGCAAGGGGATCGAACGCGTCACCAAGCTCCTGATGCCGGTGCTCGGGGCCATCCTGATCCTGCTCGTCGTCAACTCGTTCTGGAGCCCGGGCTTCGGCGAGGCGATCCGCTTCCTCTTCCACATCGGGCCGATCACGGCCGACGGCCTGCTCGAAGCGGTGGGACACGCCTTCTTCACCCTCTCGGTCGGCATGGGAGCGATGGTCACCTACGGCTCCTACATGACATCGAAGCAGTCGATCCCGAGGAGCGCAGCCGCGATCAGCCTGCTCGACACCCTGATCGCGATCATGGCCTGCGTCGTCATGTTCTCGATCATCTTCAGCGTCGACGCGGCGGAGCGCGCCACAACGTTCGGCAAGAGCGCCACGATCCTGTTCACCACCCTGCCGCGGATGTTCTACGAGATGCCGCTCGGCGTCGCCCTGGCGCCGATGTTCTACCTCCTGGTCGGCTTCGCCGCCTTGACCTCGACCATCTCCCTGCTGGAGACCGTCGCCTCCTACCTGATCGACCGCCGCGGCTTCAGCCGGCTCAGCGCCTGCCTCGTCACCGGCGGCGCCATCTTCGCCTTCGGCATCCCCTCCGCGCTCTCGCTCGGCGCAAGCGGCGCGCTCTCCGCCTTCGCCCCGTTCGGCGAGCGCGCCGAGGGCTTTTTCGGCACGATGGACTACACCGTGTCGAACTGGATCCTCCCCCTCGGCGGCCTGATGATGGCCATCTTCTTCGGTTGGTTCCTGAGCTCCCGCGAGTCGCGGGCCGAACTCGCCGAAGGCCACGGCGACGTGGGCCGCTGGTTCTTCATCTGGCGCGGCGTCCTGCTCCGCTTCGTCTGCCCGGTCGCTATCCTGTGGATCATCTGGGCCGTGATCGGGGGGCGGTCGTTCGCCTGA
- the lpxK gene encoding tetraacyldisaccharide 4'-kinase, which translates to MRSPWQQFYGWAHAQRRRYWATRSESLARPVVSIGNLHWGGSGKTPTVIAAARGLQAGGRRVAVLSRGYRRRGRTPLLVSLGDGPLATVHQAGDEPVMIAEQAPGVVVAVGADRRAAAGLALERASDIDVFLLDDGFSHVRLHRDVEILTFPAADPFAGGLLLPGGRLREPLSMVRVADAAVITGLEAGAEPPDYFEPTLRGQGFAGRVFTSALRSELLGGPPPERPLLVTGVARPERVARTAAASGLEVVNHLRFRDHHGYPPRSLRAIEAARVRHRCDAVVTTSKDAVKLRERWSTGAPPLLVLRVEAQLDVDFLPWLAGRLEG; encoded by the coding sequence GTGCGCAGTCCCTGGCAGCAGTTCTACGGTTGGGCGCACGCTCAGCGCCGACGCTACTGGGCGACCCGTTCCGAGAGCCTGGCGCGGCCTGTGGTGAGCATCGGCAATCTGCACTGGGGTGGCAGCGGCAAGACGCCGACGGTGATCGCCGCGGCGCGGGGGCTCCAGGCCGGGGGACGGAGGGTGGCCGTCCTCTCGCGCGGCTACCGCCGGCGGGGCCGGACACCACTCCTGGTCAGCCTGGGTGACGGTCCACTGGCGACGGTGCACCAAGCCGGCGACGAGCCGGTGATGATCGCCGAACAGGCGCCGGGCGTGGTGGTGGCCGTTGGCGCCGACCGCCGCGCGGCCGCCGGCCTGGCCCTCGAGCGGGCGTCGGACATCGATGTCTTCCTGCTGGACGACGGCTTCTCCCATGTTCGCTTACACCGCGACGTCGAGATCCTGACCTTTCCGGCCGCCGACCCCTTTGCCGGCGGCCTCCTGTTGCCGGGCGGTCGGCTGCGTGAGCCCTTGAGCATGGTGCGCGTCGCCGATGCCGCGGTGATCACCGGCCTCGAAGCCGGTGCCGAACCGCCGGACTACTTCGAACCGACGCTTCGCGGTCAAGGTTTCGCAGGCAGGGTGTTCACGTCGGCCCTCCGGTCCGAGCTCTTGGGTGGGCCGCCACCGGAACGACCGCTGCTCGTCACGGGCGTTGCCCGTCCCGAGCGGGTCGCCCGCACTGCAGCCGCGTCCGGCCTGGAGGTCGTGAATCACCTCCGCTTTCGCGACCACCACGGCTATCCGCCGCGTTCCCTCCGTGCGATCGAGGCCGCGCGCGTCCGCCACCGCTGCGACGCCGTGGTCACGACGTCCAAGGACGCCGTCAAGCTCCGCGAGCGGTGGTCCACCGGTGCTCCACCTCTGCTCGTGTTGAGAGTCGAGGCCCAGCTCGACGTGGACTTCCTGCCCTGGCTAGCGGGCCGGTTGGAAGGCTGA
- a CDS encoding 3-deoxy-D-manno-octulosonic acid transferase encodes MWFLYQLAMAAGLGLAAPVLLARRGRHYLATLPARLGRLPAAQGERPLWLHAASVGEAGVAATFARVLPPGLDLLVTTVTPTGQAAAEKLFVPLAEGGRSVVVTYLPFDFDPLVSRFLDRYGPRALVLLESELWPFVLRSCRRRGIPVAVLNARVSDRSFVRMRRAGRLCRRTLLDPVQRFGAQSPQDEDRLRSLGASDGAVSLTGNLKFDTPEPAPVTGLERMLRKLARGRPILVAGSTMPGEESIVLDAFERLDHEALLVLAPRHPERFDEVWREIEGRSLGAFRRSAIPAEGSGAPWRESTSRVVLLDSLGELASIYRLAAAAFIGGSLVPTGGHNPIEAARFGVPVLVGPSMENFRRIARDFEAEGGLTVTGDGEALSRAWRRFLDRPDEAAEQGRRGRAIVNRNRGAVERSVELLRGLVDLA; translated from the coding sequence GCGATGGCGGCAGGGTTGGGCCTGGCGGCGCCGGTGCTGCTGGCCCGGCGCGGTCGCCACTATCTGGCGACCCTTCCGGCCCGGCTCGGCCGCCTGCCGGCGGCTCAGGGAGAGCGGCCGCTGTGGCTTCACGCCGCATCGGTCGGCGAGGCCGGTGTGGCGGCGACGTTTGCGCGGGTCCTGCCGCCGGGACTCGATCTGCTGGTGACCACGGTCACGCCGACCGGCCAGGCGGCGGCGGAGAAACTGTTCGTACCCCTGGCCGAGGGGGGGCGTAGCGTCGTCGTCACCTACCTGCCATTCGACTTCGACCCGCTGGTTTCCCGGTTTCTCGATCGCTACGGGCCGCGTGCCCTGGTGCTGCTCGAGAGTGAACTCTGGCCCTTCGTGCTTAGGAGTTGCCGCCGGCGCGGGATTCCCGTGGCGGTGCTCAATGCGCGCGTCAGCGACCGCAGCTTCGTCCGCATGAGACGGGCCGGCCGCCTTTGCAGGCGGACGCTGCTCGATCCGGTCCAGCGCTTCGGCGCCCAGAGCCCGCAGGACGAGGATCGATTGCGGAGTCTCGGCGCTTCGGACGGGGCCGTGTCGCTGACCGGAAACCTGAAGTTCGACACGCCGGAGCCGGCGCCGGTCACCGGCCTGGAGCGGATGTTGCGGAAGCTCGCGAGAGGGCGGCCCATCCTCGTCGCCGGCTCGACGATGCCGGGCGAGGAGTCGATCGTTCTGGACGCCTTTGAACGGCTGGACCACGAGGCCCTGCTGGTTCTGGCGCCCCGGCATCCGGAGCGTTTCGACGAGGTGTGGCGAGAGATCGAGGGCCGGTCTCTGGGGGCGTTCCGGCGGAGCGCAATCCCTGCGGAAGGGTCGGGCGCGCCGTGGCGGGAATCCACGTCTCGGGTCGTGCTGCTCGACTCCCTCGGCGAGCTCGCCTCCATCTACCGGCTGGCGGCCGCCGCGTTCATCGGGGGCTCCCTGGTGCCCACCGGCGGCCACAATCCGATCGAGGCGGCCCGCTTCGGCGTGCCGGTCCTCGTCGGTCCGTCGATGGAGAACTTCCGGCGCATCGCGCGGGACTTCGAGGCCGAGGGCGGCCTGACCGTGACCGGCGACGGCGAGGCATTGAGCCGCGCCTGGAGGCGCTTCCTGGATCGGCCGGACGAGGCAGCGGAACAGGGCCGGCGCGGCCGAGCGATCGTCAACCGCAACCGCGGCGCGGTCGAGCGGTCGGTTGAACTGCTGCGTGGGCTGGTCGACCTGGCTTGA